CCTGCGCTACCCCTGGGGCGACGAGGACCCGACGCCCGAGCGGGCCAATCTGGGCCAGCGGCATCTGCGGCCCGCCGCCGCGGGTGCGTACGCGGCAGGCAGGTCCCCGGCGGGCGCGGGGCAGCTGATCGGCGATGTGTGGGAATGGACGTCGAGCGACTTCCTGCCCTATCCCGGCTTCGTGGCGTTCCCCTACCGCGAGTACTCGGAGGTGTTCTTCGGCCCCGGGCACAAGGTGCTGCGCGGCGGTTCGTTCGCCGTGGACCCCGTCGCCTGCCGTGGCACGTTCCGCAACTGGGACCTCCCGGTACGGCGGCAGATCTTCTCCGGTTTCCGCACGGCGAGGGATGCCTGATGTGCCGTCATATCGCGTATCTGGGGCCCTCCGTGCCCCTGGGAGAGCTGCTCGTCTCCCCCGCTCACGGACTCGTGCGCCAGTCCTGGGAACCCCGGCGTCAGCGGCACGGCACCGTCAACGCCGACGGTTTCGGGGTCGGCTGGTACGCGGAGGGTGACCCCGTGCCGGGCCGCTACCGCAGGAGCGGGCCGGTCTGGGGCGACGAGACCTTCGCGGACCTGTCCCGCGTGGTGCGCAGCACGGCGCTGCTCGCCGCCGTCCGCGACGCGACCTTCGCCGGGGCGGACGGAGAGGCCGCTGCCGCCCCCTTCGCCGAGGGACGTCTGCTGTTCAGCCACAACGGCGCGGTCCGGGGCTGGCCCGGTTCCCTTGCGCCGCTGGCGGAGGGGCTGCCGCCGGAGCGGCTGCTCTCCCTGGCTGCGCGGAGCGATTCGGCCCTGCTCTGGGCGCTGGTGCTGCACCGCACGGCGCAGGGTGACGAGATAGGGCAGGCGGTCGCCGACACCGTTCTCGACGTCGGCGCCGCCGCCCCGGGCTCACGCCTCAATCTGCTGCTCACGGATGGTTCCACCATCGTCGCGACCACGTGGGGCGACTCCCTCTGGTACCTCCACGAACCGGGCCGCCGCACGGTGGTGGCCTCGGAGCCGTACGACGACGATCCGTACTGGCGCGAGGTCCCGGACCGCACCCTGCTCGCCGCGACACGCACCGATGTCCTGCTGACCCCGCTCAAGGAGCCCACCGCGTGAGTCCCTTCCTGCTGACCCGCACCCTGCCCGCGGACGCGACGGACGCGGCGCTGCGCGCCGACGTGCTGAGCGGTCTGACGCGGCAGCCGAAGACGCTGCCGCCCAAGTGGTTCTACGACGCGCGTGGCAGCGACCTCTTCGAGGAGATCACCCGGCTGGACGAGTACTACCCGACGCGTGCCGAGCGGGAGATCCTGATCGCCCGTGCCGGTGAGATCGCCGCCGCGTCCGGGGCCCGGACCCTGATCGAGCTGGGTTCGGGTTCGTCGGAGAAGACCCGGCATCTGCTGGACGCCCTGCCGGCGCTGCACACGTACGTGCCGGTCGACGTCAGCGAGAGTGCCCTCGCGGGCGCTGCGGAGGCCCTGCTGGCCGAACGGCCGGAGCTGTCCGTGCACGCGCTCGTCGCCGATTTCACCCATGCCCTGGACCTGCCGGAGAGCCCCGGTCCTCGGCTCGTGGTGTTCCTCGGCGGGACGCTGGGCAACCTGCTTCCCGCGGAGCGTGCCGAGTTCCTGCGGTCCGTGCGCGCGCGGCTGGCGCCCGGGGACGGCCTGCTGCTCGGCACGGACCTGGTCAAGGACGAGGCGACTCTCGTCGCGGCGTACGACGACGCGGACGGGGTGACGGCCGCGTTCAACAAGAACGTCCTGGCGGTGGTGAACCGCGAGCTGGGGGCGGACTTCCCGCTCGACGACTTCGCCCATGTCGCGCTCTGGGACCAGGACGACGAGTGGATCGAGATGCGGCTGCGGGCCCGCCGGGCCCTGACGGTCAAGATCCGGGAGCTGGACCTCGTGGTGCAGTTCGAGGAGGGCGAGGAACTCCGCACGGAGATCTCGGCGAAGTTCCGTGAGCGGAAGGTGCGGGAGGAACTGGCCGCGGCGGGTCTGCGGCTGGATCAGTGGTGGACGGACGAGGCGGGCAGGTTCGCGCTGTCCCTGGCGACGGCCGACTGAGCCGCCCGCGCCAGTGCCCGCCTGCCGGTTCCACGGCCGGCGGGCACCGGCGGCAGGATCCGGATCTCGGCGGTGAGCCCGGCGGCGGTGACCACGCGCCACAGCGAGACGGCGAGCGGGTCGTCCCCGACGAACGCGGCGGCTCCCGCCGTGTCCGTCCCCGCCGTCCGGTAGCTGATGCGGACGGGGCGGACGGCGGCTCCGGCGTCGATCGCCGCCTGGAAGGCGGCGGGTCTGAATCTGCCGCCCCCGCCGCGGCCGCACCAGGTACTGCCCTGCGGGAACACCGCGACCCGTGATCCGGAGGCCAGTGCCCCGGCAAGGGCCCGCACCGCGTCGGGCAGCGCCCGCAGCCGGTCCCGCTCGATGAACAGCGTGCCGCCGAGCGCGGCGAACGGCCCGAGCAGGGGCCATGTGCGTATCTCGCTCTTGGCGACCATCCGGGCGGGCAGCACGGCAGCCACGAGGGGGATGTCCAGCCATGAGACGTGGTTGGCGACCACGAGCTCGCCCGTCCGCGGCCGTGTGGGTTCCACGGGCACCCCGGTGACACGTATGCGTACCCCGAAGGCGCGTACCACCGCGTACGCCCAGCGGCGGGTCAGCCGGTCCCGGCGGGCGGGTGCCAGGAGCAGCACACCGGGCACGGACAGCACCCCGAGGAAGGTGAGTGCGCAGCCGGCGAGCAGCAGGGCCGTCGCCGGCAGCGGGGCACGCCTCGCTCCCTCGTGGTGCGCGCAGTCGCGTGGGGTGCAGGGGGCGACAGGCAGCCAGGCGCTCATCGCAGCGGGGCCAGCGAGAGGAAGTGGCGCAGGTAGCGCGGGTCGGTGCGGCGCATCGAGAGCAGGACGTAGAGGTCCGCGACGCCGAAGTCCGGGTCGTGTGCGGGGGCGCCGCAGACCCAGGCTCCCAGGCGCAGGTAGCCGCGCAGCAGCGGCGGCAGCTCGGTGCGCCCGCCGGCGCCGCCACCGGGGTGACCGGTGGTGTCCCAGAGCCGGTGGGGCGTGACCCAGTACTCCTCGGGTGCCAGGTTGTGGGCGCGTACGGTGTCCCAGCTCCGGGCGGCGAGCGCTCCTCCGTCGGCGAGGGGTACGGAGCAGCAGCCGGCCAGCCATGTGTGGCCGGTGCGCTCCATGTAGCGGGCGAGTCCGGCCCAGATCAGGGCGATGACGGCTCCGTCCCGGTGGGCGGGGTGGACGCAGGACCTCCCCACCTCGACCAGGTCGTCCCGGATCGGGGCGAGCCGTGCGAGATCGAACTCACCCTCCGCGTAGAGGCCCCCCGCGCGCCTGGCCCCTTCGGGCGGCAGCAGCCGGTAGGTGGCGACGACCTCGTCGGTGGCCACCTCGCGTACCAGCAGGTGATCGCAGTGGGCGTCGAAGGCGTCGCTGTCCAGGCCGGGTTCGGCGCTGTCGAGCCGGGCGCCGAGCTCACCGGCGAAGACCAGGTGCCGAAGTCGCTGGGCGGCGCGTACGTCGTCCTGGCAGGTGGCCAGGGCGACCCGGTACCCCGAGGGGGCGGTGGCCCGGCGGGACGCGGGCACGCCGGCGGTTGCGGGGGTGGGAGAGGGGAGGGGCAGCACGGTCATGGCGGTCTCCGGGGACGGATCGGCAGCGGCTGCCGGGCTGCCGCGGGAGTACGACGACCCGGTCCTCTACTTCTTCCGTGACCGGCTTGATTCGACATGACCGCCGTGGAGCGAGCGGATGTGCGACGGCTGAATCCCCGGCTCGCCCGGTGTGCGGCCCCTCGCCGTCAGCCGGTGGTCAGTTTCGCGCTGATGCGGTCGGACGCCTCCTTGGCCTCTTCCGCGGGGTCGCCGCCCTCCAGCACCGCCGTCATGTAGGGCTTGATCGGGTTGTCCGCCTCGACAGCCGGCCAGTACGGCGAATTGGGGGTGGCGCGGCCCTCGGTGGCGCCCTGGGCCATCGCGGAGGTCCCTTCCTGCCCTTCGACGACGCCGGCGAGGGCGGGCTTGTTCGGTACGTAGCTCATGGCCCGGGCGAGTTCGGTCTGCCACTCCTCCCCCGCGAGGGCCTTGACGACCTCGACGCCCTCGCTCCGCTGGTCGGCGCCTTCCGGCACGATCAGGTCGGACCCTCCGGTGAAGACGGCGCCCGGCTTCTTCGCGCTCTTGCCGGGGATGGGGAAGTAGCCGAGCTTTCCCTTGAGTTCGGGGTTCTGCTGCTCGATGAGTGCGGCGCTCCCGGGTACGGAGATGATCTGGGCGACCGCGCCCTCGGCGAAGACATCCGTCTCCGGGGGCGTCTGCTCGTCGGCGTCCCGGGGTCCGTCGCCGAGACCCTGGAGTGTCTTGTAGAAGTCCATGCCCCGCAGAGCGGCGGGCGAGTCGAGCGCGCCCTTCCAGTCACCGCCGCTGTCGTCGGCCAGTTCACCGCCCTCGTCCCAGATGAAGCCGGCGAGTACGTACCAGTTCTGCCCGGCGAGGTAGATGCCCTGCTGACCGGTGGTGTTCAGTCTCTCCGTGACTTCCACCCACTCCTCACGCGTGGTGGGGAGTTCGGTGATCCCCGCCTGCTCGAAGAGGTCCTTGTTGTAGATCACCACGCGGTTGGCCGCGTACCAGGGGATTCCGTACTGCGCGCCGTTGACCTTGCCCGGCTCGGCGAGTCCCGGCAGCCAGTCCTCGCCGCCCAGGTCACGCAGCGACTCCAGGGTGAGATCGCGCAGTTGGCCGCTCTCCGCGTACTGGGCGACCTGGGTGTTGCCGACTTCGATGACGTCCGGGGCGTCGTCGCCGTCCAGTGCCTTCAGCACCTTGGGACCGATGCCGCCCCATTCCTGCAGAACGAACTCCAGTTCGACAGAGGGATGCTCGGCTTCGTAGGACTCCTTGAAGCGGTCGAGGAAGCCCTGGGAGGCGCTGCCCTTCATCAGCCAAACCGTCACCGTGCTGCTGTCGGCACCCGAGCCGGGAAGGTAGCCGCAGCCGCTCAGCGCGACGGAGGAAACGAGCGCGACGGCTCCGGCCAGTATGCGGATCTTCACGGGGGCCACCTTCTGCGAAACGGCACGACGGAATGACAGGACCCGGGTGGGGGGACTGCGGGCGGCGCTCGCACGGGCGTATGGACGGGAGTTTGGTATGGACCAATCGGCAGGTCAAGACCTGTCCGGGTCATGGATCGCCGGTCCCGGGTCGCGGGCCGGAAGGCCGACACCTCGCGCCCGGACCTGGAGTGAGGCACCGTGGAATCACGAAAGGGGACATTAAATGTCTAATCACACCTACCGGGTCACCGAGATCGTAGGAACCTCCGAGGAGGGCATTGACGCGGCGATCCGGAACGGCGTCGCCAGAGCCTCGGAAACGTTGCACAATCTCGACTGGTTCGAGATGACACAGGTGCGCGGCCATATCGAGGACGGGCGGATCGCCCACTACCAGGTGGGGCTCAAGGTCGGCTTCCGACTCGACGAGAACGCCTGAGCGGGACCGCCGGGCCGGAACCGGGACCGCCGGACGGGAACCGGCACCGTGGAGGAGCCGGCAGGGGCCTGACCGGACCCCTCAGGTACGCCCCTCACGCTCCTGGGCGTCCTTCATCGACGGCGCGGTGACGGCCCACCGGGCCCGTACGACGCGGAAGCCGGCCCGCTCGGCCGCATCGCACACCAGTTCGTCGTCGTCGACGAGCACCCGCACCTCGCGTCGCCGGGCCAGTCGCTCCAGGGTCTCCACCTTGGTGCGGCGGGCCGGACGACGGTCACCGTCCCGCCGCATGTGGACACTGCCGCTCGGCAGCCCGTGCGATGCGAGCCAGGCCAGGGTGTCCTTGCGGCACCTCTCGGGCCGGCCGGTCAGATAGACGACCTCGCACTCCTCGGCGTGCGCCCTGAGCAGGCTCACGCCTTCCGTCAGCGGTGGGTCCTGGGGCGCCGCTGAGAAGAACGCGTCCCAGTCACGCCCCGAACCTTCGAGGAAGTGCTGCCGGTGGCCGCTGTCGGCCAGCGTCCCGTCGAGGTCGAACACGGCCAGTGGACGCCTGTCGTCGTTCATCGCACCCACCCTAAGGGCTGT
The DNA window shown above is from Streptomyces sp. Alt3 and carries:
- the egtD gene encoding L-histidine N(alpha)-methyltransferase, with the translated sequence MSPFLLTRTLPADATDAALRADVLSGLTRQPKTLPPKWFYDARGSDLFEEITRLDEYYPTRAEREILIARAGEIAAASGARTLIELGSGSSEKTRHLLDALPALHTYVPVDVSESALAGAAEALLAERPELSVHALVADFTHALDLPESPGPRLVVFLGGTLGNLLPAERAEFLRSVRARLAPGDGLLLGTDLVKDEATLVAAYDDADGVTAAFNKNVLAVVNRELGADFPLDDFAHVALWDQDDEWIEMRLRARRALTVKIRELDLVVQFEEGEELRTEISAKFRERKVREELAAAGLRLDQWWTDEAGRFALSLATAD
- a CDS encoding extracellular solute-binding protein, with protein sequence MKIRILAGAVALVSSVALSGCGYLPGSGADSSTVTVWLMKGSASQGFLDRFKESYEAEHPSVELEFVLQEWGGIGPKVLKALDGDDAPDVIEVGNTQVAQYAESGQLRDLTLESLRDLGGEDWLPGLAEPGKVNGAQYGIPWYAANRVVIYNKDLFEQAGITELPTTREEWVEVTERLNTTGQQGIYLAGQNWYVLAGFIWDEGGELADDSGGDWKGALDSPAALRGMDFYKTLQGLGDGPRDADEQTPPETDVFAEGAVAQIISVPGSAALIEQQNPELKGKLGYFPIPGKSAKKPGAVFTGGSDLIVPEGADQRSEGVEVVKALAGEEWQTELARAMSYVPNKPALAGVVEGQEGTSAMAQGATEGRATPNSPYWPAVEADNPIKPYMTAVLEGGDPAEEAKEASDRISAKLTTG
- a CDS encoding lysophospholipid acyltransferase family protein; the encoded protein is MSAWLPVAPCTPRDCAHHEGARRAPLPATALLLAGCALTFLGVLSVPGVLLLAPARRDRLTRRWAYAVVRAFGVRIRVTGVPVEPTRPRTGELVVANHVSWLDIPLVAAVLPARMVAKSEIRTWPLLGPFAALGGTLFIERDRLRALPDAVRALAGALASGSRVAVFPQGSTWCGRGGGGRFRPAAFQAAIDAGAAVRPVRISYRTAGTDTAGAAAFVGDDPLAVSLWRVVTAAGLTAEIRILPPVPAGRGTGRRALARAAQSAVARDSANLPASSVHH
- a CDS encoding dodecin is translated as MSNHTYRVTEIVGTSEEGIDAAIRNGVARASETLHNLDWFEMTQVRGHIEDGRIAHYQVGLKVGFRLDENA
- the egtC gene encoding ergothioneine biosynthesis protein EgtC gives rise to the protein MCRHIAYLGPSVPLGELLVSPAHGLVRQSWEPRRQRHGTVNADGFGVGWYAEGDPVPGRYRRSGPVWGDETFADLSRVVRSTALLAAVRDATFAGADGEAAAAPFAEGRLLFSHNGAVRGWPGSLAPLAEGLPPERLLSLAARSDSALLWALVLHRTAQGDEIGQAVADTVLDVGAAAPGSRLNLLLTDGSTIVATTWGDSLWYLHEPGRRTVVASEPYDDDPYWREVPDRTLLAATRTDVLLTPLKEPTA
- a CDS encoding phosphatase domain-containing protein translates to MNDDRRPLAVFDLDGTLADSGHRQHFLEGSGRDWDAFFSAAPQDPPLTEGVSLLRAHAEECEVVYLTGRPERCRKDTLAWLASHGLPSGSVHMRRDGDRRPARRTKVETLERLARRREVRVLVDDDELVCDAAERAGFRVVRARWAVTAPSMKDAQEREGRT
- a CDS encoding GNAT family N-acetyltransferase, producing MTVLPLPSPTPATAGVPASRRATAPSGYRVALATCQDDVRAAQRLRHLVFAGELGARLDSAEPGLDSDAFDAHCDHLLVREVATDEVVATYRLLPPEGARRAGGLYAEGEFDLARLAPIRDDLVEVGRSCVHPAHRDGAVIALIWAGLARYMERTGHTWLAGCCSVPLADGGALAARSWDTVRAHNLAPEEYWVTPHRLWDTTGHPGGGAGGRTELPPLLRGYLRLGAWVCGAPAHDPDFGVADLYVLLSMRRTDPRYLRHFLSLAPLR